The Streptomyces phaeolivaceus genome has a window encoding:
- a CDS encoding MBL fold metallo-hydrolase, with translation MPLSLTVLGTASPHPRPGRPASGYLLRGGGAEIWVDAGFGTFAELQQHTDPTRLTAIWISHLHADHSADLIAALYGFAYGGLTLPAPLPVYAPRDCAARLAGCLGRSDTTFLNGVFDFRPLYDGHSARHWNLTLTARAVVHDVESYGLRAECQGRVFAYSGDSGPCDALGRLAGSADLFLCEADVDTHREGEPRVHLTPEEAGTYAKGAGRLLITHVGPTLTPEGATGRAAVVFGGPTDSAREGDTKMV, from the coding sequence ATGCCCCTGAGCCTCACCGTCCTCGGCACCGCCTCACCGCATCCCCGTCCGGGCCGGCCGGCCTCCGGGTATCTGCTGCGGGGCGGGGGCGCCGAGATATGGGTGGACGCGGGGTTCGGCACGTTCGCCGAGTTGCAGCAGCACACGGATCCCACCCGGCTCACGGCGATCTGGATCTCGCATCTGCACGCGGACCACAGCGCCGATCTGATCGCCGCGCTGTACGGGTTCGCGTACGGCGGCCTCACTCTGCCCGCGCCGCTGCCCGTCTACGCGCCCCGCGACTGCGCCGCCCGGCTCGCGGGTTGCTTAGGGCGGTCGGACACCACCTTCCTGAACGGCGTCTTCGACTTCCGTCCCCTGTACGACGGCCACTCCGCCCGGCACTGGAACCTCACCCTCACCGCCCGTGCCGTCGTCCACGACGTGGAGTCCTACGGGCTGCGCGCCGAGTGCCAGGGCCGGGTGTTCGCGTACTCCGGGGACAGCGGCCCGTGCGACGCGCTGGGCCGACTGGCGGGCAGCGCCGACCTGTTCCTGTGCGAGGCGGACGTCGACACACATCGCGAAGGCGAACCCCGGGTGCATCTCACACCGGAGGAGGCCGGGACGTACGCCAAGGGCGCCGGCCGGCTGCTGATCACCCATGTGGGGCCCACGCTCACCCCGGAGGGCGCGACCGGACGGGCGGCCGTCGTCTTCGGCGGCCCCACCGACAGCGCACGCGAGGGCGACACCAAGATGGTGTGA
- a CDS encoding dihydrofolate reductase family protein — protein MGEVIRDITISADGCSAGHHQTEERPFGDDGGDGSGGRLHAWMFDTPEENRAEIERLNTAGAFVMGRNMFGPVRGAWDRRWNGRWGDEPPFHAPVFVLAHHAREPRPMAGGTTYHLVTDGIAAALARARAAAGDGDGDVTVLGGATTVNQYLTAGLIDELRLHIVPFTLGTGTRLFEGVPPLGLDQLTSRAASQVTHVTYRVLR, from the coding sequence ATGGGCGAAGTGATCCGCGACATCACGATCTCGGCCGACGGCTGCTCCGCCGGGCACCACCAGACGGAGGAACGCCCGTTCGGCGACGACGGCGGCGACGGTTCGGGCGGCAGGCTGCACGCCTGGATGTTCGACACCCCGGAGGAGAACCGGGCCGAGATCGAGCGCCTGAACACCGCCGGGGCCTTCGTCATGGGGCGCAATATGTTCGGCCCGGTGCGCGGCGCGTGGGACCGGCGGTGGAACGGCCGGTGGGGCGACGAACCGCCGTTCCACGCACCGGTGTTCGTGCTCGCCCATCACGCGCGCGAGCCGCGGCCGATGGCCGGCGGCACCACGTACCACCTCGTCACGGACGGCATCGCCGCCGCCCTGGCACGGGCCCGCGCGGCAGCCGGGGACGGCGACGGTGATGTCACCGTCCTCGGCGGCGCGACCACCGTCAACCAGTACCTCACCGCCGGTCTGATCGACGAACTGCGCCTGCACATCGTCCCCTTCACCCTCGGCACGGGCACCCGTCTCTTCGAGGGCGTCCCCCCGCTGGGGCTGGACCAGCTGACCTCGCGTGCGGCGAGCCAGGTCACCCACGTGACGTACCGCGTGCTGCGCTGA
- a CDS encoding 5-dehydro-4-deoxyglucarate dehydratase has product MDQRHKLGAPVTSAPLAARLRIPSGPLFFPVTAYGPDGAVDLDACRAHVRQGVEAGAAAVFVCCGTGEFHALTPEEFQSCVRAAVTETAGRVPVVAGAGYGTALAVRYARLAEEAGADGLLAMPPYLVVAAQEGLLRHYRELAAATSLPVVVYQRDNAVLTPGTVVELARTEGIVGLKDGVGDLDLMTRIVSAVRGEVPHDFLYFNGLPTAELTQPAYRAVGVPLYSSAVFCFAPEIALAFHRALEADDRTTVDRLLDGFYRPFVELRALGRGYAVSLVKAGVRLRGLDVGEVRPPLHEPAEEHVKRLGQLIERGHALLEECREGK; this is encoded by the coding sequence ATGGATCAGCGACATAAACTGGGAGCGCCCGTGACGTCAGCCCCTCTCGCCGCCCGGCTCCGGATCCCCAGCGGCCCGCTGTTCTTCCCCGTCACGGCGTACGGCCCGGACGGCGCGGTCGATCTCGACGCCTGCCGCGCACACGTCCGCCAGGGCGTCGAGGCCGGGGCCGCCGCGGTCTTCGTCTGCTGCGGCACCGGCGAGTTCCACGCGCTCACCCCCGAGGAGTTCCAGAGTTGCGTCCGCGCGGCCGTCACGGAGACGGCCGGCCGGGTGCCGGTGGTGGCCGGCGCGGGCTACGGCACCGCCCTCGCCGTGCGCTACGCGCGTCTCGCCGAGGAGGCCGGCGCCGACGGCCTGCTCGCCATGCCGCCCTACCTGGTGGTCGCGGCCCAGGAAGGCCTGCTGCGCCACTACCGCGAACTCGCCGCGGCGACCTCCCTGCCCGTCGTCGTCTACCAGCGCGACAACGCCGTCCTCACACCCGGCACCGTCGTCGAACTGGCCCGCACCGAGGGCATCGTCGGCCTGAAGGACGGCGTCGGCGACCTCGACCTGATGACCCGGATCGTCAGCGCGGTACGCGGCGAAGTACCGCATGATTTCCTGTACTTCAACGGCCTGCCCACCGCCGAGCTGACCCAGCCCGCCTACCGGGCCGTCGGCGTCCCCCTGTACTCGTCGGCCGTCTTCTGCTTCGCGCCGGAGATCGCCCTCGCGTTCCACCGCGCCCTCGAAGCCGATGACCGCACGACCGTGGACCGGCTGCTCGACGGGTTCTACCGCCCCTTCGTGGAACTCCGCGCCCTCGGACGCGGCTATGCCGTGTCACTGGTGAAGGCCGGGGTACGGCTACGGGGGCTGGACGTGGGAGAGGTACGGCCGCCGCTGCACGAGCCGGCCGAGGAACACGTCAAGCGGCTGGGCCAGTTGATCGAGCGCGGCCACGCGCTGCTGGAAGAGTGCCGGGAGGGCAAGTGA
- a CDS encoding NAD-dependent epimerase/dehydratase family protein: MPAPRTVLLTGAAGGLGTLMRELLPAYGYELRLLDLLPVEGAPDAVTADLADRDALREAVRGVDAIIHLAGISLEASFDKILRANIEGTYNLYEAARAEGVPRIVFASSNHAVGFTPRPQGEDPLIPVDTPHRPDTFYGLSKSFGEDLAQLYWDKHGLETVSVRIGSCFPEPTSVRMLSLWMSPADGARLFHAALTAEHVGHTIVYGSSANTRLWWDLSSARALGYEPRDDSEPYAEKLIAEQGELDPDNVAHAHLGGHFVSDPPIWPY; this comes from the coding sequence ATGCCCGCTCCCCGCACCGTTCTGCTCACCGGCGCCGCCGGCGGCCTCGGCACCCTGATGCGGGAGCTGCTCCCGGCATACGGCTACGAGCTGCGCCTGCTGGATCTGCTGCCCGTCGAGGGCGCGCCGGACGCGGTCACGGCCGACCTCGCCGACAGGGACGCCCTGCGCGAGGCCGTGCGGGGCGTCGACGCGATCATCCACCTCGCGGGCATCTCCCTGGAAGCCTCCTTCGACAAGATCCTCCGGGCGAACATCGAGGGGACGTACAACCTGTACGAGGCCGCCCGCGCGGAGGGCGTCCCCCGGATCGTCTTCGCCTCCTCCAACCACGCGGTGGGCTTCACCCCCCGCCCGCAGGGCGAGGACCCGCTGATCCCGGTCGACACCCCGCACCGCCCCGACACCTTCTACGGCCTGTCCAAGTCCTTCGGCGAGGACCTGGCCCAGCTCTACTGGGACAAGCACGGCCTGGAGACGGTCTCCGTACGCATCGGCTCCTGCTTCCCCGAGCCCACCAGCGTCCGCATGCTCTCCCTCTGGATGAGCCCGGCCGACGGCGCCCGCCTCTTCCACGCGGCCCTGACCGCCGAGCACGTCGGCCACACGATCGTCTACGGCTCCTCCGCCAACACCCGCCTGTGGTGGGACCTCTCCTCCGCCCGCGCCCTCGGCTACGAACCTCGGGACGACTCCGAGCCGTACGCGGAGAAACTGATCGCCGAGCAGGGCGAACTGGACCCGGACAACGTGGCCCACGCCCACCTCGGCGGCCACTTCGTGAGCGACCCGCCGATCTGGCCGTACTGA
- a CDS encoding TerD family protein: MTPGSNIPLPVTHVAVDVAAPVRLDVSGLLLTADGKVRSDDDFIFYNQPTGPGVTYRSGGGTAPDSITVDTTAVPPGIEKIVVTASPDAAGQSFQGIEPTATIRNAADGSVISSFTPPRLGPETALVIVEIYLRNGAWKARAVGQGYANGLAGIATDYGVSVEDPAPTPPPTTPVRPVTPPPPAVQPPPAPQVAAPPAPPAPPAPAPGAGKINLDKGRVSLQKNQTVSLVKGGRPLLSQVKMGLGWEPAYRGKDIDLDASVIAYGPQRNHIDSCYFGKLSIVNGAIKHSGDNLTGEGGGDDEVIVVDLGRLPQEVTGLVFTVNSFSGQKFTEVAKAYCRLIDAASGEELVRFDLTNAEAQTGVMMAKLIKQFSGEWEMTAIGDFVKSRTVRGMVKPAAQAL; encoded by the coding sequence ATGACCCCCGGCTCGAACATCCCGCTGCCCGTCACCCACGTCGCGGTGGACGTCGCCGCGCCCGTGCGGCTCGACGTATCGGGCCTGCTGCTCACCGCCGACGGCAAGGTGCGCTCGGACGACGACTTCATCTTCTACAACCAGCCGACCGGCCCGGGAGTGACGTACCGCTCCGGCGGCGGTACGGCGCCCGACTCGATCACGGTGGACACGACGGCCGTCCCGCCGGGCATCGAGAAGATCGTCGTCACGGCGAGCCCGGACGCGGCGGGCCAGTCGTTCCAGGGCATCGAGCCGACGGCGACGATCCGCAACGCGGCGGACGGCTCGGTGATCTCCTCGTTCACCCCGCCGCGCCTGGGCCCGGAGACGGCCCTGGTGATCGTGGAGATCTATCTGCGCAACGGCGCGTGGAAGGCCCGCGCGGTGGGCCAGGGGTACGCGAACGGCCTCGCGGGCATCGCCACGGACTACGGCGTCTCGGTGGAGGACCCCGCCCCGACCCCGCCTCCGACGACCCCCGTGCGTCCCGTGACTCCGCCGCCCCCCGCGGTGCAGCCCCCGCCGGCCCCGCAGGTCGCGGCACCCCCGGCACCCCCTGCCCCTCCCGCCCCCGCCCCCGGCGCCGGCAAGATCAACCTGGACAAGGGCCGCGTCAGCCTCCAGAAGAACCAGACGGTCTCCCTGGTCAAGGGCGGACGCCCGCTGCTCTCCCAGGTCAAGATGGGCCTCGGCTGGGAGCCGGCGTACCGGGGCAAGGACATCGACCTGGACGCCTCGGTCATCGCGTACGGCCCGCAGCGCAACCACATCGACAGCTGCTACTTCGGCAAGCTCTCGATCGTGAACGGCGCGATCAAGCACTCCGGCGACAACCTCACGGGTGAGGGCGGCGGCGACGACGAGGTCATCGTGGTCGACCTCGGACGGCTCCCCCAGGAGGTCACCGGCCTGGTCTTCACCGTCAACTCCTTCTCCGGCCAGAAGTTCACCGAGGTCGCCAAGGCCTACTGCCGTCTCATCGACGCCGCGAGCGGCGAGGAACTCGTCCGCTTCGACCTCACCAACGCCGAGGCCCAGACCGGCGTGATGATGGCCAAACTGATCAAGCAGTTCTCCGGCGAGTGGGAGATGACCGCGATCGGCGACTTCGTGAAGTCCCGCACGGTCAGGGGGATGGTGAAGCCGGCGGCCCAGGCGCTGTAG
- a CDS encoding helix-turn-helix transcriptional regulator, with amino-acid sequence MAKTAGNTRLKSARIAAGYHSQEALAGALHVGVRQVRRWESSSPPWPQAEVGRNLAHLLGQDMESLGFTPPPGVRTDSGRRARPAATAAAVGLTAVPTRAVVIQPSSVALDFSAVTRAHRRLYWSVAPATLHSASVAHAALGCALLPETAGETRRAVATALAESRLLAGRIEFFDLCDADRAQQTLLRALQAAGEADDALLGAAVLAHTAFIPAWAGERDAAVERMVAARTYARRGPAPAELLAWLDAVEAECETRCGNTRTALHLIGHAETVLADGNAHTVPEWLDWFGPARLAAFKGNTQLLAGHLPQARATLLHALDELDPSEEKQSTVVLGDLAAVEAAADNPEAACGYALRALDQLERTWYATGLDRVRDVRRSLAPHQHETCVRDLDDRLFGWATTVSALTR; translated from the coding sequence GTGGCCAAGACCGCAGGCAACACCCGGCTCAAGTCCGCGCGGATCGCCGCCGGGTACCACTCTCAGGAGGCTCTGGCCGGAGCCCTCCACGTCGGCGTGCGGCAGGTCCGCCGCTGGGAGTCCAGCTCCCCGCCCTGGCCCCAGGCCGAGGTGGGACGGAACCTCGCACACCTCCTCGGCCAGGACATGGAATCGCTCGGCTTCACCCCGCCGCCCGGCGTACGCACCGACAGCGGCAGACGTGCGCGGCCGGCGGCCACAGCGGCGGCCGTCGGCCTCACTGCCGTACCCACCCGGGCCGTCGTCATCCAACCGTCGTCAGTCGCCCTCGACTTCTCGGCGGTCACCCGCGCTCACCGGCGTCTGTACTGGTCCGTCGCACCGGCCACACTGCACTCCGCCTCCGTCGCGCACGCCGCCCTCGGCTGTGCCCTCCTCCCGGAGACCGCCGGGGAAACCCGTCGCGCCGTCGCGACCGCGCTCGCCGAGAGCCGGCTCCTCGCCGGTCGCATCGAGTTCTTCGACCTCTGCGACGCCGACCGCGCCCAGCAGACCCTGCTGCGCGCGCTGCAGGCGGCGGGCGAGGCGGACGACGCCCTGCTCGGCGCTGCGGTCCTCGCCCACACGGCCTTCATCCCGGCCTGGGCGGGTGAGCGCGACGCAGCGGTGGAGCGCATGGTCGCGGCCCGCACATACGCCCGTCGCGGACCTGCCCCCGCCGAGTTGCTCGCCTGGCTGGACGCCGTCGAGGCGGAGTGCGAGACGCGGTGCGGCAACACCCGTACCGCGCTGCATCTCATCGGCCACGCCGAGACCGTCCTCGCCGACGGCAACGCGCACACCGTGCCGGAGTGGCTCGACTGGTTCGGCCCGGCCCGTCTGGCCGCGTTCAAGGGCAACACCCAACTGCTGGCCGGTCATCTTCCGCAGGCCCGCGCCACCCTGCTCCACGCCCTCGACGAACTGGACCCGAGTGAGGAGAAACAGAGCACCGTCGTCCTCGGCGACCTGGCCGCGGTGGAGGCCGCGGCCGACAACCCGGAAGCCGCCTGCGGATACGCGCTCCGCGCGCTCGATCAGCTCGAACGCACCTGGTACGCGACGGGCCTGGACCGCGTCCGCGACGTACGCCGCTCACTCGCCCCGCATCAGCACGAGACGTGCGTCCGTGACCTCGACGACCGGCTGTTCGGCTGGGCCACGACGGTCAGTGCGCTCACTCGTTGA
- a CDS encoding HAD family hydrolase codes for MIRAVVFDVGECLVDETREYGTWADWLGVPRHTFAAMFGAVVAQGRDYRETFQEFRPGFDLHEERENRAVAGQPEHFGEEDLYPDVRPAFAQLRADGLWLGIAGNQTVRAGGLLRGLFTDDVDLIGTSDDWGASKPDPEFFVRVAEAVPFAPHEILYVGDRVDNDLRPGAEAGMHTALVRRGPWATIQWHTEEAEKLPTFRVESLLELPALIADFNE; via the coding sequence ATGATTCGCGCTGTGGTCTTCGATGTCGGTGAATGCCTCGTCGACGAGACACGGGAGTACGGCACTTGGGCGGACTGGCTCGGTGTACCTCGGCACACCTTCGCCGCGATGTTCGGCGCGGTCGTCGCTCAGGGGCGGGACTACCGTGAGACGTTCCAGGAGTTCCGGCCCGGCTTCGACCTGCACGAAGAGCGGGAGAATCGTGCGGTCGCAGGGCAGCCGGAGCACTTCGGTGAGGAGGACCTGTACCCCGATGTCCGTCCGGCGTTCGCCCAACTGCGGGCGGACGGGCTGTGGCTGGGCATCGCGGGCAACCAGACCGTGCGCGCCGGCGGTCTGCTGCGCGGGCTGTTCACGGACGATGTGGATCTGATCGGCACGTCGGACGACTGGGGTGCCTCGAAGCCGGATCCGGAGTTCTTCGTCCGTGTCGCCGAGGCGGTCCCCTTCGCGCCCCACGAGATCCTCTACGTCGGTGACCGCGTCGACAACGACCTGCGGCCCGGGGCAGAGGCGGGGATGCACACGGCGCTCGTACGCCGTGGTCCGTGGGCGACGATCCAGTGGCACACCGAAGAAGCCGAGAAGCTCCCCACCTTCCGTGTGGAGAGTCTTCTCGAACTGCCCGCTCTGATCGCCGACTTCAACGAGTGA
- a CDS encoding 1-aminocyclopropane-1-carboxylate deaminase: MSLSSFARYPLLFGPSPVHRLERLTAHLGGATVWAKREDCNSGIAYGGNKTRKLEYLVADALAQGCDTLVSIGGVQSNHTRQVAAVAARAGLKCVLVQESWVDWPDAVYDKVGNILISRLAGADVRLVRAGFGIGFKESWELALREVEERGGKPYAIPAGASDHPLGGLGFAGWAYEVAEQERELDVFFDTVIVCSVTGSTQAGMVAGFAALEEAGGRPRRVIGIDASAKPATTREQVARIAHNTGQLIGLKRELTVDDVELDERYHAGIYGVPDDATLVAMQLAARTEGMVTDPVYEGKSMAGMVDLVERGEIGPESTVLYAHLGGQPALNAYSGVIQ; encoded by the coding sequence GTGTCCCTTTCTTCCTTCGCGCGCTACCCGCTCCTCTTCGGGCCCTCGCCGGTCCACCGGCTGGAGCGGCTGACCGCGCACCTCGGCGGCGCCACCGTCTGGGCCAAGCGCGAGGACTGCAACTCCGGTATCGCGTACGGCGGCAACAAGACCCGCAAGCTGGAGTACCTGGTCGCCGACGCGCTCGCCCAGGGCTGCGACACCCTCGTCTCCATCGGCGGGGTGCAGTCCAACCACACCCGCCAGGTCGCCGCCGTCGCCGCCCGCGCCGGGCTCAAGTGCGTGCTGGTACAGGAGAGTTGGGTCGACTGGCCGGACGCCGTGTACGACAAGGTCGGCAACATCCTGATCAGCAGGCTGGCCGGCGCCGACGTCCGACTCGTCCGGGCCGGCTTCGGCATCGGCTTCAAGGAGAGCTGGGAGCTGGCCCTCAGGGAGGTCGAGGAGCGCGGCGGCAAGCCGTACGCCATCCCGGCCGGCGCCTCCGACCACCCCCTCGGCGGCCTCGGCTTCGCCGGCTGGGCGTATGAAGTCGCCGAGCAGGAGCGGGAGTTGGATGTCTTCTTCGACACGGTGATCGTGTGCTCGGTGACCGGCTCGACCCAGGCCGGCATGGTCGCCGGGTTCGCGGCGCTGGAGGAGGCCGGCGGACGGCCGCGCCGGGTGATCGGCATCGACGCCTCCGCCAAGCCGGCCACCACCCGCGAGCAGGTCGCCCGCATCGCCCACAACACCGGCCAACTCATCGGCCTCAAGCGGGAGTTGACGGTGGACGACGTGGAACTGGACGAGCGCTACCACGCCGGGATCTACGGCGTCCCGGACGACGCCACCCTCGTCGCCATGCAACTCGCCGCACGCACCGAGGGCATGGTCACCGACCCCGTCTACGAGGGCAAGTCCATGGCCGGGATGGTCGACCTGGTCGAGCGCGGCGAGATCGGCCCGGAGTCCACGGTCCTCTACGCCCACCTCGGCGGCCAGCCCGCGCTGAACGCGTACAGCGGGGTCATCCAGTGA
- a CDS encoding TROVE domain-containing protein encodes MARFNTKAGKAQPTSRVTSTGRVLRTHEGGRGRERDERSELFLLSLANFVAQKTFYESGEDRDGRFAALVRRLAVTDPAWTAGLLGWLRGEGNLRTASIVGAAEYVKARLDAGVTDGPTNRQVVDSVLRRPDEPGELLAYWTSRYGRTLPKPVKRGVADAVRRLYTPRSLLKYDTPSKGYRFGDILNLVHAAPDPDKPWQGDLFQYALDRRHNPDTAVVPRSLPVLAAHRDLMELRPAKRRKVVTGAGGARRLADAGITWEALAGWLRGPMDKAAWEAVIPSMGVMALTRNLGNFDRAGVSDEVATQVAARISDPAEVARSRQFPFRYLSAYRHAPSLRWAYPLERALGHSLANVPALPGRTLVLVDRSGSMFCSHLTDRSQLSYADAAAIFGSALALRAADADLVEFGSTSRVVRFGAGESVLKIIERFGDLGGTDTTEAVRRHYRGHDRVLIVTDEQASYSHHGDPTAQVPAAVPVYTWNLAGHRAAHGPSGKGDRHTFGGLSDAAFRMVPLLEAARDAHWPWAHGRG; translated from the coding sequence ATGGCGCGATTCAACACGAAGGCAGGCAAGGCACAGCCCACCTCGCGGGTCACCTCGACGGGGCGTGTGCTCCGTACCCACGAGGGCGGCCGAGGCCGTGAGCGGGACGAGCGCTCGGAACTGTTCCTGCTCTCCCTCGCCAACTTCGTCGCGCAGAAGACCTTCTACGAGAGCGGCGAGGACCGGGACGGCCGGTTCGCCGCACTCGTGCGCCGGCTCGCCGTCACCGACCCGGCGTGGACGGCCGGCCTGCTCGGCTGGCTGCGCGGCGAGGGCAACCTCCGTACCGCCTCGATCGTGGGCGCCGCCGAGTATGTGAAGGCGCGCCTCGACGCGGGCGTCACCGACGGGCCCACCAACCGCCAGGTCGTCGACTCGGTGCTGCGGCGCCCGGACGAGCCCGGTGAACTGCTCGCCTACTGGACCTCGCGCTACGGCCGCACCCTCCCCAAGCCGGTGAAGCGGGGCGTCGCCGACGCCGTACGACGCCTCTACACCCCCAGGTCGCTGCTGAAGTACGACACCCCGTCCAAGGGCTACCGCTTCGGCGACATCCTGAACCTGGTGCACGCGGCGCCGGACCCGGACAAGCCGTGGCAGGGCGACCTGTTCCAGTACGCCCTCGACCGGCGCCACAACCCGGACACGGCCGTCGTACCCCGGTCGCTGCCCGTGCTCGCGGCCCATCGCGACCTGATGGAGCTGCGGCCCGCCAAGCGGCGCAAGGTCGTCACCGGTGCGGGCGGCGCCCGGCGCCTCGCGGACGCGGGCATCACCTGGGAGGCGCTCGCGGGCTGGCTGCGGGGACCGATGGACAAGGCGGCGTGGGAGGCCGTCATCCCGTCCATGGGTGTCATGGCCCTGACCAGGAACCTGGGCAACTTCGACCGGGCGGGTGTCTCCGACGAGGTCGCCACGCAGGTGGCGGCACGGATCAGCGATCCGGCGGAGGTCGCGCGGTCGCGGCAGTTCCCGTTCCGCTACCTCTCGGCGTACCGCCACGCGCCCTCGCTGCGCTGGGCGTACCCGCTGGAGCGGGCGCTCGGCCACTCGCTGGCCAATGTGCCCGCGCTGCCCGGCCGGACCCTGGTCCTGGTCGACCGCTCGGGCTCGATGTTCTGCTCGCATCTGACCGACCGCTCGCAGCTCAGCTACGCGGACGCGGCGGCGATCTTCGGCTCGGCGCTCGCGCTGCGGGCGGCGGACGCGGATCTCGTCGAGTTCGGGAGCACGAGCCGGGTGGTGCGGTTCGGCGCGGGCGAGTCCGTGCTGAAGATCATCGAGCGGTTCGGCGACCTGGGCGGCACCGACACCACCGAGGCCGTCCGCCGCCACTACCGGGGGCACGACCGGGTGCTGATCGTCACCGACGAGCAGGCCTCCTACAGCCACCACGGCGACCCGACCGCGCAGGTCCCGGCCGCCGTGCCGGTCTACACCTGGAACCTCGCCGGCCACCGGGCGGCCCACGGCCCCTCCGGCAAGGGCGACCGCCACACCTTCGGCGGCCTCTCGGACGCGGCCTTCCGGATGGTGCCGCTGCTGGAGGCCGCCCGGGACGCCCACTGGCCGTGGGCCCACGGACGGGGCTGA
- a CDS encoding alkaline phosphatase PhoX, whose translation MPLTRRDFARRSAVTGAGVALAGSVGALATAPNALASTDSDDDAYTETDDAAHDGSGGGNGTERGADRHAGVGYGPLLPDPKGILALPAGFKYRIITHSGKTKLESGEFTPGKHDGTAAFPGPRGTTLLVNNHELKGPRANWEFPVPLTEGLVYDPAAAGGCTVVEVRPDGRVAEWVGIAGTSTNCAGGSTPWNTWLTCEENSDRAGVNGMTKDHGYVFEVDPCDRRANRAPKPLKFFGRYDHEAVVIDPRRGHAYLTEDAAAPNGLFFRWTPPKGFTHGPGRFRTLADDAGVLQAPRCYDSGGRFVDDLSRATRIGTVYGVDWIDVPDRDAKTVAVRKQFTDTEITRARKLEGMWWGDGGAYIVSSYARDESPVHHDGQVWFHDPKRRTLTLKVLLGVNPDPSVDGALDGPDNITVSPYGGIVLAEDGEGVSHLFGATDSGRTYPIARNDLALTSAATAAGGIEEAPEYSEFAGVTFSPDGRTLYANIQTPGILLAITGPWKRQKR comes from the coding sequence ATGCCGCTCACCCGCAGGGACTTCGCCAGACGATCCGCGGTCACCGGAGCCGGTGTCGCGCTGGCCGGCAGCGTGGGCGCACTCGCCACCGCGCCCAACGCCCTCGCGTCGACGGACTCGGACGACGACGCGTACACGGAGACCGACGACGCGGCCCACGACGGCAGCGGTGGCGGCAACGGCACCGAGCGCGGGGCGGACCGCCACGCCGGCGTCGGCTACGGCCCGCTCCTGCCGGACCCCAAGGGCATCCTGGCGCTGCCCGCCGGATTCAAGTACCGGATCATCACCCACAGCGGGAAGACGAAGCTGGAGTCGGGCGAGTTCACCCCGGGCAAGCACGACGGCACCGCCGCCTTCCCCGGCCCCCGGGGCACCACCCTCCTCGTCAACAACCATGAGCTGAAGGGCCCCCGGGCCAACTGGGAGTTCCCGGTGCCGCTCACCGAGGGCCTCGTCTACGACCCCGCCGCGGCCGGCGGCTGCACGGTGGTCGAGGTCCGCCCCGACGGACGCGTCGCCGAGTGGGTCGGCATCGCCGGCACCTCCACCAACTGCGCGGGCGGCAGCACCCCGTGGAACACCTGGCTCACCTGCGAGGAGAACTCCGACCGGGCCGGCGTCAACGGCATGACCAAGGACCACGGCTACGTCTTCGAGGTCGACCCCTGCGACCGCCGCGCCAACCGCGCCCCGAAGCCGCTGAAGTTCTTCGGCCGCTACGACCACGAGGCCGTCGTCATCGACCCCAGGCGCGGCCACGCCTACCTCACCGAGGACGCGGCGGCCCCCAACGGCCTCTTCTTCCGCTGGACCCCGCCCAAGGGCTTCACCCACGGCCCCGGCCGCTTCCGTACCCTCGCCGACGACGCGGGCGTCCTCCAGGCCCCTCGCTGCTACGACTCCGGCGGCCGGTTCGTCGACGACCTCTCCCGCGCCACGAGGATCGGCACGGTGTACGGGGTCGACTGGATCGACGTCCCCGACCGCGACGCGAAGACCGTCGCCGTGCGCAAGCAGTTCACCGACACCGAGATCACCCGCGCCCGCAAGCTGGAGGGCATGTGGTGGGGCGACGGCGGCGCGTACATCGTCTCCTCGTACGCCCGTGACGAGAGCCCCGTGCACCACGACGGCCAGGTCTGGTTCCACGACCCCAAGCGCCGCACCCTCACCCTGAAGGTCCTGCTCGGCGTCAACCCGGACCCGTCCGTCGACGGCGCCCTCGACGGCCCCGACAACATCACGGTCTCCCCGTACGGCGGCATCGTCCTCGCCGAGGACGGCGAGGGCGTCTCGCATCTGTTCGGCGCCACCGACAGCGGCCGTACGTACCCGATCGCCCGCAACGACCTCGCGCTGACATCGGCTGCTACCGCAGCGGGCGGCATCGAGGAAGCCCCGGAGTACAGCGAGTTCGCCGGAGTCACCTTCTCGCCCGACGGCCGGACCCTTTACGCGAACATCCAGACCCCGGGAATCCTGCTCGCGATCACCGGACCGTGGAAGCGGCAGAAGCGGTAA